The sequence ATTCCTTTATTAAgaatctctaaaactataattttctaTTTAGCCTTGTCTGTTTTTCTTCATGGATTTAGGAATAATATGAGTGGGAGTGGTGAATGGGACAAGAGAATGACTGAGACTTTAAAGAACTTCGACCTGAATAGTCCTGAAGTGAAGCAACAGTTCGGTAAGCAAATAATCccttatgaaaaaaaaactcacttgTTGTGACTTAGGCTCAGTACTGAATAATTGAAACGATGTTTTCAGATCAAATAGGACTGACACCAGAGGAAGTCATCTCTAAGATAATGCAGAACCCTGATGTTGCGATGGCATTCCAGAATCCTAGAGTCCAAGCAGCGTTAATGGAAGTACGTTTCCTTCGTTCACTtgaatcaaaaaagaaaaaccttTTTGATATGTCCTAGCTCAATTTGATTGtggttgttattgttgttgcaGTGTTCAGAGAACCCAATGAACATCATGAAGTACCAAAACGACAAAGAGGTAAATCTTCTGCTACTTAAAGTTCTGCACTGAAAACATCTCAAAGGCAAATCACTTGAgtggttttttttattttgttggagTGCAGGTAATGGATGTGTTCAACAAGATTTCGCAGCTCTTCCCAGGAATGACGGGTTGAGACAAAGCTCACGGTCTTATGGTTTGATCTCATCTCCATTGGATCAAATCTCCCGTCTTTCTTTAGCTTTCTAGGAAcgcaaaaaacataaaaacaaaaacatgttttttttttgtcatcaaagaGATGCTTAAGTTTTGCTCAGAACAGAGACACATAGATTGCGATGTGTAGTTGTATAACCTCCAAACATATTCATCTATCAAAATAACGAATTTGATTCGTGTAAGAACCTTATTGGTTAATTTGGGTTGGCTGACGTCACCGAGAGAGAGCACGAAGAGGAGAGAAATTAATTACTGTACTTAATTATTAACCTAAAAGTAATAGTTAAATTACGAATGAAGATCCCGAGAAAATAGAGGTGACGTGGCAATATCGAGGCCGTTTAATGACTTGGTGGGTCCCTGGACTTTTGCGGTCAAAAACAGCGTTCCCACTTTCTCGTTTGTCTTAATAGTTTCTCGGAGAAGTTTTGTCCCGTACGTCGGTCGTTGTTGTTAATCGCGCGGGAGGAGAGATTGGCGCGTGTAACTGAATCACCTTCGCTCCGTCGAATACTTTCTCTGTCTCCGCCAGCCACGAGTGAAAGAGTCGCGTGTTCGATTCGCGTCTGAGTATTATCTTTTCACTCGGAATTTGCATTAACCTCCTCGTCTCTTGAGAGACTCTTCGAAGAGAAAAAAGTTTACTCCTTTCTCgctttttgaagaaagtttagctttttttttttttttaatttgaattattggtttaaatatttttaggattttatttgagaagaagaagatgaagcctCTAATTAAAACTAAGGATAGTAAACTCTCAGCAGCCTCCAGAGCAGCAGTGAATAAAGTTCTTGACAGAATCAATGCTCGTGGCAACAAGAAGAGTGATGATACTGCTCAGAACTGTGACTCCGCAAAGGTTAGTAGTGTTTTCTATTCATTCATGGTGGAAGAATATTTAACTTATAGAGTTCTAATCATTGCAGCTGGATAAAGGGAAGCAAACCGTAACTGACAACGATCTACAGGACAGGGAACGTGGTCAGTTTGGTTactgtgatgatgatgaggagatGAATGATTCAGACTGGGAAGACTGTCCTATTCCTAGTCCTGCCAAATCTGTTGATGTGGAGGTTGATGATAACAAAGATTTAACCATTGAGCTTGATGATTTGCCTCCTGATGATAAGAGGCAGAAGAACACTTACCGGGCAACAGGACAAGACAAGGTATATGGTTACTTCTTTTTATCCTAAAATAATGAATGGTTACTTAAAGAAAATTGTGTGTTTCTCGTAAAGGAACGGGCGGAACTTGTCCACAAGGTTCACTTGCTATGTCTGCTTGCAAGAGGGAGGATAGTTGACAACGCTTGTAACGATCCCTTGATTCAGGTATATATATCCCTTTTGACTGCTGTTGTTAGGCTTATCTTTGTGCATAACTGTGTAAATTTTGATGTGCAGGCTTCCTTGCTTTCACTTCTACCGTCATACTTAACAAAAATACCAAATCTAGGGAAAGTTACTGTTAGGGATGTAGCTCCTCTTCTCCGTTGGGTATGTCTTTTTAGTGATCTGTagcttttttcttttgtgttttttttttttctgatgggAAATTGAAGAGCAGCTTCTCCTGGCTCTCAAATTGTAGGTTCGTGGAAACTTTGCTGTTAGGTGTACTCCTAGCTCTGAGAAGTCTTTTCGTACTTCTCTAGCATTTGCTCTTGAATCTCGTAGAGGCACGTCTGAAGAGGTAAAGCTTGTGATTAtgtcaatttaatttattaattatttggttACTTGTGTTGTTTGAAACATCAATTTTCAGACTTTTAGTTTCATTCTTTACAAAGAAgttggttttttttctttccaaagtTCCTTGAATCTCTCAATGTGAAGATTacaatgtttgtttgtttttttcaataGTTTATCCTTCTTTTAGGAAGTTGTGGTCCAATATTGATTGTTCTAAGGAAACTCATGGGATAACTTTTTTTGCAGCTTGGAGCACTCTCTGTTGCTTTGCTTAGAGCATTAAAGCTTACAACTCGGTATGTGATACTTGTTACTTTTGCCTTAAGATAGTATTCATAATTGGTTTCTTTgcttgatttaaatttgtttatttgctGCGTATTGATGACAACCTTGTTCTGAGTTTCTGTACTAATTTGAGTTTCACAGGTTTGTATCTATTCTTGATGTTGCCTCCTTAAAACCTGGGGCCGACAAGGATGAGTCTCCAGGTCCAAAAAGAGCGAAAACGAAGCGTGGGATATTCAGGAACTCAACTCTTATGGTACCAAAACAGCAAGCCATCTCATCACACCAAAACAAATCGTCTTCCCATGCTGAGGATAAAAGTCTCTCTGAAACCTCTGAGCCTCAGTTGCAAGACAATAAGGACAACTCATCCTGTGAAGCAGGAACCTCCAGCAAATCTGAGGGAATAAGGAGGAGAGGAGATGTTGAGTTCGAGATGCAATTAGCCATGGCTTTGGCTGCAACTGCAACTGTaaacaacaaccaacagagttcTGAAGCAAccgagaaaaagaaaacaacaaaagcAAGTGATGGCTTGTCGATTCCTGACCAAGTAATGTCCACAGCCTTCGGTTCCAAGAAAGTGGACTCACCTCTCTGTTGGGCTGAGGTGTACTGCAATGGAGAAAACATGGATGGGAGATGGGTCCACGTAGACGCTCTTAACGGAACGATAGATGCAGAACAAAACGTAGAAGCTGCAGCTTCTGCTTGCAAGATGTTTCTTAGATACGTTGTTGCCTTCTCCGGTGGTGGAGCCAAAGACGTCACTCGCAGGTACTGCACAAAGTGGCACACGATCTCATCAAAACGTGTGAACTCATCGTGGTGGGATATGGTGTTAGCACCGTTACGAGAGCTAGAGGCGGCCTCAAGCTTAATCCCTCTTGCTAACCGTGCAAGTAGCTCGTCCTTTGGTGTGAGTACTGCTGTTGAAGATATTGAGTTAGCTACTCGTGCACTTACTGAGCCTCTTCCCACTAACCAGCAGGTAAGAGTTTATATAGCTCATGGCTTCATGTT is a genomic window of Brassica napus cultivar Da-Ae chromosome A2, Da-Ae, whole genome shotgun sequence containing:
- the LOC106354445 gene encoding DNA repair protein RAD4, encoding MKPLIKTKDSKLSAASRAAVNKVLDRINARGNKKSDDTAQNCDSAKLDKGKQTVTDNDLQDRERGQFGYCDDDEEMNDSDWEDCPIPSPAKSVDVEVDDNKDLTIELDDLPPDDKRQKNTYRATGQDKERAELVHKVHLLCLLARGRIVDNACNDPLIQASLLSLLPSYLTKIPNLGKVTVRDVAPLLRWVRGNFAVRCTPSSEKSFRTSLAFALESRRGTSEELGALSVALLRALKLTTRFVSILDVASLKPGADKDESPGPKRAKTKRGIFRNSTLMVPKQQAISSHQNKSSSHAEDKSLSETSEPQLQDNKDNSSCEAGTSSKSEGIRRRGDVEFEMQLAMALAATATVNNNQQSSEATEKKKTTKASDGLSIPDQVMSTAFGSKKVDSPLCWAEVYCNGENMDGRWVHVDALNGTIDAEQNVEAAASACKMFLRYVVAFSGGGAKDVTRRYCTKWHTISSKRVNSSWWDMVLAPLRELEAASSLIPLANRASSSSFGVSTAVEDIELATRALTEPLPTNQQAYKSHELYAIEKWLHKNQILHPKGPVLGFCAGHCVYPRTCVQTLRTKESWLRDGLQLKSNEVPLKILKRNAKVKKVKDFGDGNKDSEDGSRCMELYGKWQMEPLCLPHAVNGIVPKNERGQVDVWSEKCLPPGTVHLRFPRIFSIAKRFGIDYAPAMVGFEYKSGRVTPVFEGIVVCTEFKDTILEAYAEERAMREEEERKRNEAQAASRWYQLLSSILTRERLKSRYANNSEDDVVKTRSLETKPETVVREENVKTPKKQGGVKRGRSGGRKSRSEDENREGGGGDEHEHVFLDEEETFDEKTSVKTKRCKCGFSVQVEQM